In the Hippoglossus stenolepis isolate QCI-W04-F060 chromosome 14, HSTE1.2, whole genome shotgun sequence genome, one interval contains:
- the uhmk1 gene encoding serine/threonine-protein kinase Kist: MAHCGSSEPKPQAPSQGSVDQSMKPVLFEIFGEIWTVESRLGQGVSASVYRVSSGRATTAAVKQFQVDTQGGDYGYHKERSVLEDIQGHKNIVTLYGVFTNSSCMGVSTRCLLLELLDVSVSDLLVRGCSGNQGGRPQQGHSMWLVQHCARDILEALAFLHKEGYVHADLKPRNILWSADDECFKLIDFGLSFKEGNQDVKYIQTDGYRAPEAEIQNSLAQAGVEVEGDLGCTAAVDLWSLGIILLEMFSGIKLKDTVRSQEWKDNCAAIVDHIFASNSLACPAIPVYHLRDLIKSMLLIDPKQRCTAETALLSPFFSIPFAPHIEDLVLLPSPVLRLLNLIDDSHLHNEDEYEDILDDMKEECQKYGSVVSLLIPKENPGKGQVFVEYANSGDSQEAQRLLTGRTFDGKFVVATFYPLSAYKRGYLYQTVQ, encoded by the exons ATGGCTCACTGCGGCTCCTCCGAGCCAAAGCCACAGGCACCGTCGCAGGGCAGCGTAGACCAGAGCATGAAGCCCGTGCTGTTCGAGATCTTCGGTGAGATATGGACCGTCGAGTCGCGCCTCGGCCAAGGAGTCTCGGCCTCGGTGTACCGGGTCAGCTCAGGCAGAGCCACCACCGCCGCTGTCAAGCAGTTTCAGGTCGACACTCAGGGAGGAGATTACGGGTATCACAAGGAGAGGTCTGTGCTGGAGGACATACAGGGACACAAAAACATCG TGACACTGTACGGGGTTTTCACCAACAGCAGCTGTATGGGTGTTTCCACTCGCTGTCTCCTGCTGGAGCTCTTGGATGTCAGTGTGTCCGACCTGTTGGTGAGAGGATGCAGTGGTAATCAAGGTGGTAG ACCCCAGCAGGGCCACTCCATGTGGCTTGTCCAGCACTGTGCCAGAGACATCCTAGAGGCTCTCGCCTTCCTCCACAAGGAGGGCTACGTCCATGCCGATCTCAAGCCTCGCAACATCCTGTGGAGTGCTGACGATGAGTGCTTCAAGCTCATCGACTTTGGCCTCAGCTTCAAAGAGGGAAACCAG GATGTCAAGTACATCCAGACAGACGGGTATCGAGCACCAGAGGCTGAGATTCAGAACAGCCTTGCTCAGGCCGGGGTTGAGGTGGAGGGAGACTTGGGCTGCACAGCCGCTGTGGACCTGTGGAGCCTTGGCATCATCCTGTTGGAGATGTTCTCAGGAATCAAACTCAAAGACACTGTCCGCTCACAGGAGTGGAAG GATAACTGTGCTGCCATTGTTGACCATATCTTTGCCAGCAACAGTCTGGCATGCCCTGCCATCCCTGTCTATCACCTCAGAGACCTTATCAAAAG CATGCTTCTCATTGACCCAAAGCAAAGATGCACAGCTGAAACTGCGCTCCTGAGCCCGTTCTTCAGTATTCCCTTTG ctCCTCACATAGAGGACCTGGTCCTGCTGCCCTCTCCTGTTCTGCGTCTGCTCAACCTGATTGATGACAGTCATCTGCACAATGAAGATGAGTATGAAG ACATCCTGGATGACATGAAAGAGGAGTGCCAGAAATACGGCTCAGTGGTTTCTCTGCTCATCCCCAAGGAGAATCCAGGGAAAGGACAG GTGTTTGTGGAGTATGCCAACTCCGGCGACTCCCAAGAGGCTCAGAGGTTGCTGACAGGCCGCACCTTCGATGGGAAATTTGTCGTGGCCACCTTCTACCCTCTCAGCGCTTATAAAAGAGGTTACTTGTATCAAACTGTGCAGTAA
- the c14h19orf44 gene encoding uncharacterized protein C19orf44 homolog isoform X1: MWKRGGGSSALDRAEELLSAKRSSRGDAAAEATQRPAPTAPTHTGLRPQSSMGGGGGGGGGGGGGSRFLKKAPPSATNISQSPVSKSQTQQIPEPRCVSSSQTAALSRLAQIESSIRSRKQVQEEARQRISPPPETTSVPASVQSSSDQSLNGKRFLKNKAAAVAVDSANTAAASGSPKGPDVGIRSRSRAANAELSLARLEMKSMRVVRGVNLESDEEDMRKLLGDSLDSTDNSLLKLGIPASVRTADKSKSKQKVHSTTPQGAVHPLPPSNAAPPLSPTSPRRSSPFRFTGQAQAQFSPSVLSPTPSPPRRWNSARRMASPQRSLSSMSGHSEVHSLDELFPVALGSTDSHSEMSSVSSEDGQQDFKINVMTLDDLVPASFGFTEETPKQEREHKDREEGQQQEDILDYQSDFESESRSQPNHSASQVSEHLQGDRDEVEEALEVREEARNSDVSRERTEDDYSSTFSDTISQTPGRSQTSKSFSRSSDSRSSVSHGRRTSSHQSGRRASDRKVLKEAAVQTQPDTMSHTWSTGVAAFDPTTYINPTPVAAYTLSAETLEALSTFNPAAFVVNEMLKQQLVMTRRFIESSRHLHSSLVQSLEPPNYRYTTLEDTMQYIRKHRCSKLTMEKALEEVQQEMTTVCDR, encoded by the exons ATGTGGAAACGAGGCGGTGGGAGCTCCGCCCTGGACcgagctgaggagctgctgtccgccaagaggagcagcagaggagacgcTGCTGCTGAGGCCACACAGCGACCTGCACCCacagcacccacacacacc GGCCTCAGACCTCAGAGCTctatgggaggaggaggaggaggaggaggaggaggaggaggagggagcaggttTTTGAAGAAGGCTCCACCGTCTGCAACCAACATCAGCCAGTCACCTGTCAGCAAAAGCCAAACACAGCAGATCCCTGAGCCAAG ATGTGTGTCATCCTCCCAGACTGCTGCTCTGAGTAGACTGGCTCAAATTGAGAGCAGCATCCGCAGCCGTAAGCAGGTCCAGGAAGAAGCCAGACAGCGAATCTCTCCTCCACCAGAAACAACCAGTGTGCCGGCCTCAGTTCAGTCCAGCAGTGACCAGAGTCTGAATGGGAAACGTTTCCTTAAGAACAAAGCAGCAGCCGTAGCCGTTGACAGCGccaacactgctgctgcttctgggTCTCCAAAAGGACCAGATGTGGGCATCCGGTCCAGGTCCAGAGCTGCTAATGCAGAGCTCTCTTTGGCACGTTTGGAGATGAAGTCAATGAGAGTTGTAAGAGGTGTGAATCTGGAAAGTGACGAAGAGGACATGAGGAAACTGCTCGGAGACTCTTTGGATTCAACAGACAACAGCTTGTTAAAACTGGGGATACCTGCCTCTGTGAGAACAGCAGACAAG AGCAAAAGTAAACAGAAGGTCCACTCCACAACTCCTCAAGGTGCTGTTCATCCTTTGCCACCTTCCAACGCAGCAccacctctctcccccacctctcctcgCCGTTCGTCTCCTTTTCGATTCACTGGCCAGGCCCAGGCCCAGTTCAGCCCCTCTGTGCTCTCTcccaccccctctcccccaAGGAGATGGAACTCTGCTCGCAGGATGGCCAGTCCACagcgctccctctcctccatgtcAGGCCACAGTGAGGTGCACTCTCTGGACGAGCTCTTCCCAGTGGCGCTTGGCTCTACAGATTCCCACAGCGAGATGAGCTCAGTTTCATCTGAAG ATGGACAACAAG ACTTCAAGATAAATGTGATGACGTTAGATGACCTTGTACCGGCTTCGTTTGGATTTACAGAGGAAACACCAAAACAGGAG AGAGAACACAAGGACAGGGAAGAGGGACAACAGCAAGAGGACATATTGGACTATCAAAGTGACTTTgagagtgagagcaggtcacagCCAAATCACAGTGCCAGCCAGGTTTCAGAGCAcctgcagggagacagagatgaagtgGAGGAGGCGttggaggtcagagaggaggctCGGAATTCAGACGTGTCCCGTGAGAGGACAGAAGACGATTACTCGAGCACTTTCTCGGACACAATCTCACAGACCCCAGGTCGCAGTCAAACATCAAAGTCATTCAGCAGAAGCAGTGACTCCAGATCCTCAGTGTCACACGGCCGCAGGACCTCAAGTCACCAGTCGGGGAGGCGTGCTTCAGACAGAAAGGTTTTAAAAGAGGCCGCAGTACAGACGCAGCCTGATACCATGTCGCACACATGGTCAACTG gcgTAGCTGCATTTGACCCCACAACCTACATAAACCCCACCCCAGTGGCTGCTTACACTCTCAGTGCAGAAACACTGGAAG CTCTCAGCACCTTCAACCCGGCTGCGTTTGTAGTCAATGAAatgctgaagcagcagcttgtCATGACAAGACGGTTCATCGAGAGCAGCCGACACCTTCACTCCAGCCTGGTGCAAAGTCTGGAACCACCCAACTACAGATACACCACACTGGAGGACACCATGCAG TACATTCGCAAGCACAGATGTTCCAAACTCACAATGGAGAAAGCCTtagaggaggtgcagcaggagATGACGACTGTTTGTGACCGATGA
- the akr1a1b gene encoding aldo-keto reductase family 1 member A1-B isoform X2: MNDFAVLNTGRKMPLLGLGTWKSEPGKVKQAVVWALDAGYRHIDCASIYGNEAEIGEALQETLGPNKSLRREDVFITSKLWNTRHHPEDVEPSLLKTLKDLKLEYLDLYLIHWPYAFQRGDVPFPRKEDGSMLYDDTDFKLTWAAMEKLVEKGLVRSIGLSNFNSRQIDEILSLASIKPTVLQVEGHPYLAQVELLAHCRDRGLVMTAYSPLGSPDRAWKQPDEPVVLQEPVFATLAEKYKKTPAQIILRWQTQRGVVTIPKSVTESRIKENIQVFDFTLEPEEMKSITALNKGWRYIVPMIEVEGKRVPRDAGHPHYPFNDPY; encoded by the exons ATGAATGACTTTGCAGTTCTCAACACGGGGCGGAAGATGCCCCTGCTCGGACTGGGAACGTGGAAGAGTGAGCCAGGAAAG GTGAAACAAGCAGTTGTTTGGGCCTTGGATGCTGGGTACCGCCACATTGACTGTGCATCCATTTATGGCAACGAGGCTGAGATTGGAGAAGCCCTGCAGGAGACTCTGGGCCCCAACAAG TCACTGAGGCGAGAGGACGTGTTCATCACATCCAAGCTGTGGAACACCAGACATCACCCAGAAGACGTGGAACCGTCCCTGCTGAAGACCCTGAAGGACCTGAAGCTTGAGTACCTGGACCTCTACCTCATCCACTGGCCCTACGCCTTCCA ACGAGGAGATGTTCCTTTCCCCAGAAAAGAGGATGGCTCCATGCTGTATGACGACACAGACTTCAAGCTAACCTGGGCTGCCATGGAGAAGCTGGTGGAGAAGGGTCTCGTCAGATCCATCGGCCTGTCCAACTTCAACAGTCGGCAGATAGATGAAATCCTGTCTCTCGCCAGCATCAAACCTACTGTCCTACAG GTAGAGGGCCACCCCTACCTGGCCCAGGTAGAGCTGCTGGCCCACTGTCGGGACCGAGGCCTGGTGATGACGGCCTACAGCCCTCTGGGCTCCCCTGACCGGGCCTGGAAACAGCCAGATGAACCCGTTGTGCTTCAGGAGCCTGTGTTCGCCACCCTCgcagagaaatataaaaagaccCCAGCTCAGATTATTCTGAG GTGGCAGACACAGCGAGGAGTGGTAACAATCCCCAAGAGTGTGACTGAGTCCCGCATCAAAGAGAACATTCAG GTGTTTGACTTTACCCTGGAgccagaggaaatgaaaagcattaCAGCGCTGAACAAAGGCTGGCGCTACATTGTGCCAATGATTGAA GTGGAGGGAAAGCGAGTTCCACGGGATGCAGGACATCCTCACTACCCTTTCAACGACCCCTACTGA
- the akr1a1b gene encoding aldo-keto reductase family 1 member A1-B isoform X1, translating into MQSLRRERLIQLTVRLLRGTVLLKGMNDFAVLNTGRKMPLLGLGTWKSEPGKVKQAVVWALDAGYRHIDCASIYGNEAEIGEALQETLGPNKSLRREDVFITSKLWNTRHHPEDVEPSLLKTLKDLKLEYLDLYLIHWPYAFQRGDVPFPRKEDGSMLYDDTDFKLTWAAMEKLVEKGLVRSIGLSNFNSRQIDEILSLASIKPTVLQVEGHPYLAQVELLAHCRDRGLVMTAYSPLGSPDRAWKQPDEPVVLQEPVFATLAEKYKKTPAQIILRWQTQRGVVTIPKSVTESRIKENIQVFDFTLEPEEMKSITALNKGWRYIVPMIEVEGKRVPRDAGHPHYPFNDPY; encoded by the exons ATGCAGTCATTGAGACGCGAGCGGCTCATACAGCTGACTGTCCGTCTGCTGAGAGGGACA GTGCTACTGAAAGGCATGAATGACTTTGCAGTTCTCAACACGGGGCGGAAGATGCCCCTGCTCGGACTGGGAACGTGGAAGAGTGAGCCAGGAAAG GTGAAACAAGCAGTTGTTTGGGCCTTGGATGCTGGGTACCGCCACATTGACTGTGCATCCATTTATGGCAACGAGGCTGAGATTGGAGAAGCCCTGCAGGAGACTCTGGGCCCCAACAAG TCACTGAGGCGAGAGGACGTGTTCATCACATCCAAGCTGTGGAACACCAGACATCACCCAGAAGACGTGGAACCGTCCCTGCTGAAGACCCTGAAGGACCTGAAGCTTGAGTACCTGGACCTCTACCTCATCCACTGGCCCTACGCCTTCCA ACGAGGAGATGTTCCTTTCCCCAGAAAAGAGGATGGCTCCATGCTGTATGACGACACAGACTTCAAGCTAACCTGGGCTGCCATGGAGAAGCTGGTGGAGAAGGGTCTCGTCAGATCCATCGGCCTGTCCAACTTCAACAGTCGGCAGATAGATGAAATCCTGTCTCTCGCCAGCATCAAACCTACTGTCCTACAG GTAGAGGGCCACCCCTACCTGGCCCAGGTAGAGCTGCTGGCCCACTGTCGGGACCGAGGCCTGGTGATGACGGCCTACAGCCCTCTGGGCTCCCCTGACCGGGCCTGGAAACAGCCAGATGAACCCGTTGTGCTTCAGGAGCCTGTGTTCGCCACCCTCgcagagaaatataaaaagaccCCAGCTCAGATTATTCTGAG GTGGCAGACACAGCGAGGAGTGGTAACAATCCCCAAGAGTGTGACTGAGTCCCGCATCAAAGAGAACATTCAG GTGTTTGACTTTACCCTGGAgccagaggaaatgaaaagcattaCAGCGCTGAACAAAGGCTGGCGCTACATTGTGCCAATGATTGAA GTGGAGGGAAAGCGAGTTCCACGGGATGCAGGACATCCTCACTACCCTTTCAACGACCCCTACTGA
- the c14h19orf44 gene encoding uncharacterized protein C19orf44 homolog isoform X2: MWKRGGGSSALDRAEELLSAKRSSRGDAAAEATQRPAPTAPTHTGLRPQSSMGGGGGGGGGGGGGSRFLKKAPPSATNISQSPVSKSQTQQIPEPRCVSSSQTAALSRLAQIESSIRSRKQVQEEARQRISPPPETTSVPASVQSSSDQSLNGKRFLKNKAAAVAVDSANTAAASGSPKGPDVGIRSRSRAANAELSLARLEMKSMRVVRGVNLESDEEDMRKLLGDSLDSTDNSLLKLGIPASVRTADKSKSKQKVHSTTPQGAVHPLPPSNAAPPLSPTSPRRSSPFRFTGQAQAQFSPSVLSPTPSPPRRWNSARRMASPQRSLSSMSGHSEVHSLDELFPVALGSTDSHSEMSSVSSEDFKINVMTLDDLVPASFGFTEETPKQEREHKDREEGQQQEDILDYQSDFESESRSQPNHSASQVSEHLQGDRDEVEEALEVREEARNSDVSRERTEDDYSSTFSDTISQTPGRSQTSKSFSRSSDSRSSVSHGRRTSSHQSGRRASDRKVLKEAAVQTQPDTMSHTWSTGVAAFDPTTYINPTPVAAYTLSAETLEALSTFNPAAFVVNEMLKQQLVMTRRFIESSRHLHSSLVQSLEPPNYRYTTLEDTMQYIRKHRCSKLTMEKALEEVQQEMTTVCDR, translated from the exons ATGTGGAAACGAGGCGGTGGGAGCTCCGCCCTGGACcgagctgaggagctgctgtccgccaagaggagcagcagaggagacgcTGCTGCTGAGGCCACACAGCGACCTGCACCCacagcacccacacacacc GGCCTCAGACCTCAGAGCTctatgggaggaggaggaggaggaggaggaggaggaggaggagggagcaggttTTTGAAGAAGGCTCCACCGTCTGCAACCAACATCAGCCAGTCACCTGTCAGCAAAAGCCAAACACAGCAGATCCCTGAGCCAAG ATGTGTGTCATCCTCCCAGACTGCTGCTCTGAGTAGACTGGCTCAAATTGAGAGCAGCATCCGCAGCCGTAAGCAGGTCCAGGAAGAAGCCAGACAGCGAATCTCTCCTCCACCAGAAACAACCAGTGTGCCGGCCTCAGTTCAGTCCAGCAGTGACCAGAGTCTGAATGGGAAACGTTTCCTTAAGAACAAAGCAGCAGCCGTAGCCGTTGACAGCGccaacactgctgctgcttctgggTCTCCAAAAGGACCAGATGTGGGCATCCGGTCCAGGTCCAGAGCTGCTAATGCAGAGCTCTCTTTGGCACGTTTGGAGATGAAGTCAATGAGAGTTGTAAGAGGTGTGAATCTGGAAAGTGACGAAGAGGACATGAGGAAACTGCTCGGAGACTCTTTGGATTCAACAGACAACAGCTTGTTAAAACTGGGGATACCTGCCTCTGTGAGAACAGCAGACAAG AGCAAAAGTAAACAGAAGGTCCACTCCACAACTCCTCAAGGTGCTGTTCATCCTTTGCCACCTTCCAACGCAGCAccacctctctcccccacctctcctcgCCGTTCGTCTCCTTTTCGATTCACTGGCCAGGCCCAGGCCCAGTTCAGCCCCTCTGTGCTCTCTcccaccccctctcccccaAGGAGATGGAACTCTGCTCGCAGGATGGCCAGTCCACagcgctccctctcctccatgtcAGGCCACAGTGAGGTGCACTCTCTGGACGAGCTCTTCCCAGTGGCGCTTGGCTCTACAGATTCCCACAGCGAGATGAGCTCAGTTTCATCTGAAG ACTTCAAGATAAATGTGATGACGTTAGATGACCTTGTACCGGCTTCGTTTGGATTTACAGAGGAAACACCAAAACAGGAG AGAGAACACAAGGACAGGGAAGAGGGACAACAGCAAGAGGACATATTGGACTATCAAAGTGACTTTgagagtgagagcaggtcacagCCAAATCACAGTGCCAGCCAGGTTTCAGAGCAcctgcagggagacagagatgaagtgGAGGAGGCGttggaggtcagagaggaggctCGGAATTCAGACGTGTCCCGTGAGAGGACAGAAGACGATTACTCGAGCACTTTCTCGGACACAATCTCACAGACCCCAGGTCGCAGTCAAACATCAAAGTCATTCAGCAGAAGCAGTGACTCCAGATCCTCAGTGTCACACGGCCGCAGGACCTCAAGTCACCAGTCGGGGAGGCGTGCTTCAGACAGAAAGGTTTTAAAAGAGGCCGCAGTACAGACGCAGCCTGATACCATGTCGCACACATGGTCAACTG gcgTAGCTGCATTTGACCCCACAACCTACATAAACCCCACCCCAGTGGCTGCTTACACTCTCAGTGCAGAAACACTGGAAG CTCTCAGCACCTTCAACCCGGCTGCGTTTGTAGTCAATGAAatgctgaagcagcagcttgtCATGACAAGACGGTTCATCGAGAGCAGCCGACACCTTCACTCCAGCCTGGTGCAAAGTCTGGAACCACCCAACTACAGATACACCACACTGGAGGACACCATGCAG TACATTCGCAAGCACAGATGTTCCAAACTCACAATGGAGAAAGCCTtagaggaggtgcagcaggagATGACGACTGTTTGTGACCGATGA